Proteins encoded together in one Chaetodon auriga isolate fChaAug3 chromosome 20, fChaAug3.hap1, whole genome shotgun sequence window:
- the xrcc6 gene encoding X-ray repair cross-complementing protein 6, with translation MAEWNAYYQNEDEEEEQEEGEQSGGDYKSTGRDSLVFLVDASKEMFIKGEDGQPSNFDITMQVVRSVYTSKIISSYRDLVALVFYGTEQSKNPRNSFKHVYVYHDLDEPGAKRVQEVDALRGEKGAQLAAETMGSGETSLGDALWCCANLYGDIKFRLSHKRLMIFTCRDEPHGGDSAKDRQARTKASDLKETGVIIDLMHLMKADGFDVSLFFRDIVSPPEDESELGLQLEPCDKLEDLQKRVRAKEQKKRALARLNLCLGEGVNVAVGIYATAVTARKPAPVRLYRETNEPVRSKTRTFHTQTGSLLLPSEIKKAQVYGKKQIVMERDEVDSIKKFEDPGLFLIGFKPMERLKIHHHIRPAVFLYPEEDEVKGSACLFSALLTKCSEKNVFALCRCISRRNYPPRFVALVPQKEEVDEGKVQITPPGFNVIYLPYADDIRALDPPQCPSASQVQVDKMKEIVSKLRFKYRTEAFENPVIQQHYRNLEALALDMVAPEDTEDLIMPKVEQINQRLGPLAQEFKDLVYPADYNPESKPAAKRKTADAGGRAEKKPKVEMPEDELRAHVQNGTLGKLTVPVLKEACKQFGVRTTGTKKQELIDALVAQLGP, from the exons atggCGGAGTGGAACGCCTACTACCAGaatgaggacgaggaggaagagcaagaggaaggagagcaaTCTGGAG GAGATTACAAGAGCACAGGGAGAGACAGTTTGGTTTTCTTGGTTGATGCATCCAAGGAAATGTTCATCAAAGGAGAAGATGGACAGCCCTCTAACTTTGACATTACCATGCAG GTTGTGCGCAGTGTGTACACCAGTAAGATCATTAGTAGTTACAGGGACCTGGTGGCTTTGGTTTTCTACggcacagagcagagcaaaaaTCCCAGGAACTCATTCAAGCATGTCTATGTTTACCACGACCTTGATGAGCCCG GTGCAAAGAGAGTGCAGGAAGTGGACGCTCTGCGGGGGGAAAAAGGTGCCCAGTTAGCAGCAGAGACCATGGGCAGCGGGGAGACGTCGTTAGGCGATGCCCTGTGGTGCTGCGCCAACCTCTACGGTGACATCAAGTTTCGCCTCTCACACAAGCGCCTCATGATCTTCACATGCAGGGACGAACCACACGGGGGCGACAGTGCAAAGGACCGACAGGCTCGCACCAAGGCCAGTGACCTCAAAGAGACCG GTGTCATCATTGATTTAATGCATCTGATGAAAGCAGACGGCTTTGATGTCTCACTCTTCTTTCGTGACATTGTAAGTCCTCCTGAGGATGAGAGCGAGTTGGGCCTGCAGCTGGAGCCTTGCGACAAACTGGAGGACCTCCAGAAGAGAGTGCGTGCCaaggaacagaagaagagagccTTGGCCAG GTTAAACCTGTGTCTTGGTGAGGGTGTAAATGTAGCCGTGGGAATTTATGCGACAGCTGTGACAGCTCGGAAACCTGCTCCTGTCAGACTTTACAGGGAAACCAACGAGCCGGTCCGCAGCAAAACCCGAACCTTCCACACCCAGACCGgcagcctgctgctgcccagTGAAATAAAGAAAGCCCAG gtGTATGGTAAGAAGCAGATAGTGATGGAGAGGGATGAGGTGGACTCCATCAAGAAGTTTGAAGATCCTGGACTTTTCCTGATCGGATTCAAACCGATGGAGAGGCTCAAAATTCACCACCATATCCGACCTGCCGTCTTCCTCTatcctgaggaggacgaggTGAAAG GCAGCGCGTGTCTGTTCTCTGCCCTGTTGACCAAGTGCAGCGAGAAGAATGTGTTCGCTCTGTGCCGCTGCATCTCTCGCCGAAACTACCCGCCTCGATTCGTTGCCCTGGTGCCTCAGAAGGAGGAGGTCGATGAAGGGAAAGTGCAGATTACACCACCAG GTTTCAACGTCATCTACCTGCCATACGCCGACGACATCCGCGCTCTGGATCCTCCCCAGTGTCCGTCCGCCTCACAAGTGCAGGTGGACAAGATGAAGGAGATTGTCTCCAAGCTGCGCTTCAAATACAG GACTGAGGCTTTTGAGAATCCAGTCATCCAGCAGCATTACAGGAACCTGGAGGCCTTGGCCCTGGATATGGTGGCtccagaggacacagaggacctGATCA tgccAAAAGTGGAGCAGATTAACCAGCGTTTGGGTCCTTTGGCTCAGGAGTTTAAGGATCTGGTCTACCCTGCAGACTACAACCCTGAAAGCAAACCAGCTGCCAAACGCAAAACag CTGATGCCGGAGGCAGAGCCGAGAAGAAGCCCAAAGTGGAGATGCCAGAAGATGAGCTGAGGGCCCACGTGCAGAACGGCACCCTGGGAAAGCTGACCGTGCCCGTGTTGAAGGAGGCCTGTAAGCAGTTTGGGGTTCGGACCACTGGGACAAAGAAGCAGGAGCTGATAGATGCTCTGGTTGCCCAACTGGGCCCATGA
- the desi1b gene encoding desumoylating isopeptidase 1b: MDQTDSYPVKLYIYDLSRGMARQLSPVMLGKQLDGIWHTAIVVHGKEFFFVGEGINSCPPGGTPLGQPNSIVDLGSTEVSADIFMDYLMSLSESTYGSDKYNLFEHNCNVFSNEVAQFLTGKKIPSYITDLPSEVLSTPFGQALRPLLDSIVINPGGNNITGQR, encoded by the exons ATGGACCAAACTGACTCTTATCCAGTGAAACTGTACATTTACGACCTGTCCAGAGGCATGGCCCGCCAGCTGAGTCCTGTCATGCTGG GGAAACAGCTTGACGGAATATG GCACACTGCTATTGTGGTCCATGGGAAGGAGTTCTTCTTTGTAGGAGAAGGCATCAACAGTTGTCCCCCT gGTGGCACCCCCTTGGGTCAGCCTAACTCCATTGTGGACCTTGGCTCCACAGAGGTGTCTGCAGACATCTTCATGGATTACCTGATGTCACTTTCGGAGTCCACATACGG AAGTGACAAGTACAACCTGTTTGAGCACAACTGCAACGTTTTTAGCAACGAGGTGGCTCAGTTCCTCACGGGTAAAAAGATCCCATCGTACATCACTGACCTTCCATCTGAAGTACTATCCAC GCCATTTGGCCAGGCTCTCCGTCCTTTACTGGATTCCATTGTCATAAATCCTGGAGGGAACAACATAACCGGACAGCGATAG
- the LOC143339533 gene encoding GTPase IMAP family member 4-like has translation MECQCEKDNSEDAVTGLWLNSNSVQMGAFTVVGYLLYRFSQTLPALIRWPIRLFCSLTGLSALWSWVSRLVGTLRGIQSLFKWLSRIWRFFVGFSSKFKWLAAVIKAITGSSRDGALESKISPTSSSPNKSALRLILLGPAGGGRTSLAETLLGNIEPRTPIGPQTESTKRRTVTDSTEVTVIDTPDLLGPSLGNNKRAREALRSLQLAGPGPHAFLLVIRAPGSSKGIDQDVAQAIQATLELYGDQAMGHIIPVFSHADHLGRRHTVDQLLDADAGGLKKALSLCGQRPELVDNSSDCPAEEQVVTRRQLVGRVMEMRTLRGHFVHELQRREDRIREELLADMASALAGKLGHM, from the exons ATGGAGTGTCAGTGTGAGAAGGACAACTCCGAGGATGCTGTTACAG GCTTGTGGCTGAACAGCAACAGTGTCCAGATGGGAGCTTTTACTGTGGTGGGGTATCTTCTCTACAGATTCTCACAGA cacTCCCAGCTCTGATTCGATGGCCGATTcgtctgttctgctctctcaCTG gtctgtcagcTCTTTGGAGCTGGGTGAGCCGCCTAGTGGGAACCCTTCGCG GAATCCAGAGCCTGTTTAAATGGCTGTCTCGAATTTGGCGGTTTTTCGTGG GATTTTCCTCCAAGTTCAAGTGGCTGgctgctgtcatcaaagcaatCACAG GGTCGTCCAGAGATGGAGCACTGGAATCAAAGATCAGTCCGACCAGCAGCAGCCCCAACAAATCAGCCCTGAGGCTGATCCTGCTAGGGCCCGCCGGTGGAGGGCGGACCTCCCTGGCAGAGACTTTGTTGGGCAACATTGAGCCAAGGACACCCATCGGCCCCCAAACGGAGAGCACCAAGAGAAGGACAGTAACAGACAGTACAGAGGTTACAGTGATCGACACCCCAGATCTTTTGGGGCCTTCACTTGGGAACAATAAGAGAGCCAGGGAAGCTCTGAGGAGCCTTCAGCTCGCCGGTCCTGGACCACATGCCTTCCTGCTGGTGATCCGAGCTCCGGGCTCCAGCAAGGGGATTGACCAGGATGTGGCTCAGGCGATCCAAGCCACCCTTGAGCTGTATGGAGACCAGGCCATGGGGCACATCATCCCAGTGTTCAGCCATGCAGACCACCTGGGTCGAAGACATACTGTGGATCAGCTGCTGGATGCGGATGCGGGGGGACTGAAAAAGGCTCTGTCTCTATGTGGCCAGAGGCCTGAGCTGGTGGACAACAGTTCAGACTGCCCCGCAGAGGAGCAGGTAGTGACACGCAGGCAGCTGGTGGGCCGTGTGATGGAGATGAGGACACTGAGGGGGCATTTCGTCCacgagctgcagaggagggaggaccGCATCAGGGAGGAGCTACTGGCTGACATGGCCTCTGCGCTGGCAGGAAAACTGGGACACATGTAA
- the josd1 gene encoding josephin-1 has translation MGSAPYPAGEWKGKGRGGLQELGCMRWKVSKQKGGGGGGGGGGDVVVGAEERRCRDPTDSQQQQQDLSSSSSSLTPPPPPQPSLTPPAIYHEKQRRELCALHALNNVFQDGTAFSRDTLQEIYQRLSPSTLVTPHKKSMLGNGNYDVNVIMAALQTRGFEAVWWDKRRDVGSIELSNVTGFILNVPSNLRWGPLRLPLKRQHWIGVREVGGVYYNLDSKLRNPQPIGNPDELRKFLRQQLRGKNCELLLVVSEEVEAHQTWRSDG, from the exons ATGGGAAGCGCTCCGTATCCAGCCGGTGAGTGGAAGGGGAAGGGGCGAGGCGGCCTGCAGGAGCTGGGCTGCATGCGATGGAAGGTCAGCaagcagaaaggaggagggggaggaggaggaggaggaggggacgtGGTGgtgggagcagaggagaggaggtgcaggGATCCCACAGActctcagcagcaacagcaggatctctcatcctcctcttcctccctcaccccCCCACCGCCTCCTCAACCCTCTCTGACACCTCCGGCCATTTATCATGAGAAGCAGCGGAGGGAGCTGTGCGCCCTGCACGCGCTCAACAACGTCTTCCAGGACGGGACAGCCTTCAGTAGGGACACCCTGCAGGAGATATACCAGAG GCTTTCTCCCAGCACTCTGGTGACACCTCACAAGaagagcatgctgggaaatggGAACTATGATGTAAATGTCATTATGGCAGCCCTGCAGACCCGAGGGTTCGAGGCCGTCTGGTGGGATAAAAGAAG GGACGTAGGAAGCATCGAGCTGTCCAACGTGACGGGCTTCATTCTGAACGTGCCATCCAACCTGCGCTGGGGGCCTCTCCGGCTGCCGCTCAAACGCCAGCACTGGATAGGAGTCCGTGAGGTGGGAGGGGTCTACTACAACTTGGACTCCAAGCTGCGAAACCCTCAACCCATCGGCAACCCGGATGAGCTCAG AAAGTTTCTCCGCCAGCAGCTGCGAGGAAAGAACTGTGAACTCCTTCTGGTCGTCTCAGAGGAAGTGGAGGCACACCAGACATGGCGGTCTGATGGCTAA